The window TCATTGACTTTCCTATTCACTtttaccaaaatcaataaacaaataataataataataagaagaaagaagggagtTGAGCactgctttgtttttttttttttttaactcacgTGACTATATGTCAGACCTCAAAGCATGCCTAGACTACTAGGCTTTTGTATTTACCCCAATACCACTTCGGGTTCTGTCACATATGCTAAGAAGTCCACATGAGGTACTATTTATCAAATTAAACTGCAGAAAGCTGACCATTAAGCCTAAAAGTTTACAGCCACTATCCACGCTTAACGCGACAAAACTATAGAAAAACGAGAAAATTATTATGTTTGGAAAACATGTATTCTCTCCCTCATATGACGGTGGATCTCAAAATTTTACAGCCTCCATCAATGCTTAACGCGACAAAACCatagaaaaaggagaaaattatTATGTTTAGGAAATATGCATCCTTTCCCTCACATGTATGGGGTCCACTCTCATATAAGAGAGAGGATGCATGTTTCCAAAACATGTAATACTCTCTCAATTTTTACCATGATtttgagtgatatcactcagtTTTTATCATTGAATTTCCAAAATACGTGGTCCCACTGAAAAAATcttgtttggtttgatttttaggtgatgtttccatcactcaaaactcaaaaatttgagTGATGGACGATGGAAATCAAAAACAGAATTTTCGTGTATTCAGTTTCTGAAATATGAGTTATGGTGGCAAAATGTAAGTTATGTGACCAAACAAGaattttggagtttttgagATAAAGTGAGGTTTGGGTTATGAGTTATgggttttgagttatgagtattgagttatgaaaactgagttATGGCCAAACCAAACGAGCTCTAAATCACTGAACTTAGAAAAAAATCTGCAAGCACATCATCCAGTTTAccgaaaaataaaactaaacttTTCTTCATTTGCatcattaaaatttttgaatatttaaataGTTTTACTACTGGCCAAACTACccacataaaaaatattctaattCTAAATAAAGTTTAGATTTGACAAGAAAGAGATTCTTAGGCTCTTACCTCAATTGTGTAGTCAAACCTTTTTTACCTTGAGTATTTTGGGTAGTTGTCTCTCTCAAAATATCTGTCATTATACACCGacttaaattaatttatatataactaggatttcaaccttatttttaaaaaacccccttagtaaaattaattgtaaaattGACCCCACAAACAGATTTACTTAGATACCCCTCCctttaaatctttttctttttttgttttttctcggGTATTACACCTTGACCCTTAACTCACGCCCCGTTTACTGGACTCCCTACGTTATACTTCCTCATGATCGTAGAAATTTATTCTTCATTAAAGAAATAGATATTTCTCAACTTATGTTGCATTATAAATACATATCACAACCTAATTCTTGATCTCACACATTTTATATATTCCTCAAACATCATTAAGAAAATGGGTGCTCTTAGTTTACAAAATGGTCTGCTAACTCTCATTATAGTTGGAATCCTAGCAGCAAATGTGAAGGGTGATTGTAGTTGTGCTGCAAACGAATGTTGCAGCAAATATGACTTTTGTGGCACTACTGCTGAATACTGTGGCGAGGGGTGCAAATCAGGACCTTGTACCACAAAAACTAATGATGTTTCGGTCCCTGATATTGTGACAGAAGGCTTTTTCAATGGGATACTTAACCAGGCCCAAGGAGATTGTCCTGGAAAGAGCTTCTACACAAGAGCAGCATTTCTTGCTGCTCTTAATTCTTATAATCAGTTTGCCAAGTTTGGTTCTAGTGATGCTGGTAAACGTGAGATTGCAGCTTTCTTTGCCCATGTCACACATGAGACTGGAAGTAAGTTCTCTTGATCCCCTCTctatctctcatttttttttttttttttttcagatccTTATTTAGAAACATATGTGATATATAATATGCACACAACCATACCCAAAAGATATTTATGCTCTGTAATATTAATTTCTCTTTTCATAAGCAATTATGGCTATAGCGGTGTTTTTTGAAAACGCCGCCACAAAAATGCAACATTAGCCCTACTTTTTGTACGGCTATTCTATAGATAATATTTCCtcctattaatttattttggtaacTTGAATCTATAACTTTAGTTTTGATACCATTTGTCGTACCGTGAGTTATGCCATTTCACCTTAAAATTAGTTGATGATAAGAAAgacacactcaaatcttttatagtATTCAACATCACGTTCTGTGGGCTTGTTTTTAAAGTGATTGTTGGGATTCAAATTGTGGTCCCTCAACATATTCTATCACAAAAATAAGAGTATAAATGTAATGTTGTTTAGTTAATGTgatttatcaaattaaaaaggcAACATTGGTTTTCCAAagtttcaaaatgaaaataagatgaagatacaatttttttttttgaactttactttttattatgtAGAACCGTATTTTTACTGTAATAAACAATTTAAGCAAAATAagggaataaaaataaattatcttttttttttttttttatgaaaaaaaatatatcttaaacaAACAATAGCTTTAAAACAGATAATTATATAGTTTTCATAATAAAATGGTGTGTATGACTATACATATAAAATCATAGAGATGCATATTTGTGTATAATTGTCATGTTTTTAAGTTGTTTATTTAGATGGCTTGAATTGATTGTTTATTTACTTAaagtaatataaataatttcatCAAAAAGAAATTACTGTAAACAAAATGAGGAAATTTTtaagtttgacctaaaaaaatcagctaaaaaaaaggaaaacccaaaatttttacttttttggacTTTCCAAAGGCAAACACATTATTATTTGGAAGGACTTATCCCTGAGAGTTGAAGCAAAATGTTGTTTGGTCAGATTTATGCTATATAGAAGAAAGAGATGTTCCAACCACACAGAACTATTGTAACCCAGCCTACACTCAATTATATCGATGCAATCCTAGCAAACGTTACTTTGGCCGTGGACCACTTCAACTAACCTGGAATTACAATTATGGAGCGGCTGGAAATGAAAATCAGTTTGATGGACTAGGCTCTCCTGAAACTGTTGCCAATGATGCGACTATCTCGTTTAAGGCTGCCTTATGGTATTGGATGAACAGTGTTCACCAATCTGTTAGCCAAGGTTTTGGAGAAACAATTCGAGCTATTAATGGTCTTGCTGAATGTGATGGTCATGAGCCTGGTAAAGTTCAGTCTCGAATCCAGTATTACCAACAGTACTGTACTCAATTTGGTGTTGCACCTGGTGATAATCTTTCTTGCTAGTATATTTTTActaacactttttatttttcaccatgttacaatttttttctttaattgtatCTGAATATTAGATCTATGtttgaaataaatgaaaataataaaaagttagtTGGGTGCCAACTCGCttagataataaattttttttgttctcgtATGAGAACTTTGAATCAATCTTGCCTTGTCCAAGAGGAGTGTAaggaatgaaagaaaattattttttccattatGTAGTCGTTGGACCCTTCAATGGAATTCTTACATAAAAGGGTATCTCATTTTCTTGCACTACACATTCTTGGtccatctttatatatatataaatcatggataaagtttaaactttttaaccttttaaaatCATGGGAGAATTTTCCGATTTCTCAATTCTTTGTTTGAGAGAGTTGAAATCTATGGCATTTGCTTCAGATGattactttttatcatcagaccaaaatgCCAATTGATTTATGGTGTAAGTGTGTAGGCAAGGATTGATCTTAGATCTTGTACATTGGCATTGGTTTGTCGTGAGTGTACATGACCATGTTGAAGTAAAGGCTAGCCACATAAAAATGAGTGGATTggggatttttttattttttttttatttttatgcatcgTCAATAGTTCATTAGGGAGAATTGTAGTGAACTTGATATTGATGATGAAGGCCATAGCAGTATGATATTGATGATTAAGTTTGTGCTCTTATCAATCATTAACCACTATAATTCAGTTAAGTGTGTATAGTATAATGATTAATGGCCActctaattttaaaaagtgtGTACAGTATTATgatccatttatttatttatttatttattgtagtgTATTATGACCCATttagaaattacactttaccaccctaaattaTACCTTATGTTTAAGAGAGAAAATGGCCATTGATACATTTTCTTATGTACTTGCTAccaaaaattgaattaaatgggtcagtttatttttattttattttaaataaataaatatatatagggactaattttattaatttttttaaataaaattatattttgccACCCTAAATAATATCATTGatcattttataaataatgctacagtcacaaacatttttacaatatttgttaaaattattgAGGTAATAAACTCTTATTGGTTCATATCTAGGCCTATcacttaaattgattttttacttAGCAATAACCACTCATCACATTAGTAATTtgtaaaagaaattgtaaaaagGTTTGTAATTGTagcattttcctccttttataggccataaaaatatttataaatcaaaaatttaaaacGAAATATACGAGTCCAAAAAATTAACCCAACAATAAAATTACCAATAACAAAGTTAAAACAAATTAAGCCTAATTCaccaattttttccaaaacaaacaacacgATGCTTACCCAGCAGAAGAAGCaaacatcaaagaaaaaaaaaaaaaacccacagtTGCTAAGTGATAAGAATCAATTGATTCTTATTAGTTTTAAACCCTAATCCTCACTGACCCTTACTAACAGAATCCAACCATCCTAACTAACTTCTTTAGCTCTTGCCAAATAGCTGTTGTAACTAACTCTTATCACTAAGCAACAGCAGAACTGTCGAATGTAACCAGCAGCAAAACTGTCTCACTCCCCCTTATTTCTAAGTCGTGACTCTATCCTTGACTCAATGACTAAGGAACACACCACAAATCTATAAGATTAGTGTTGAGAGCGGTCAAAACTTGGATTAAGTTAAAAAATCAACTTAAACCTTATGTGCAAAGAGCTGAGTAATCCTTACAAGATTAGGTTCAAAGTTATATAGTACAAAAACATAGTGGCGTATCTCCCCCCACCCACCCCCCGAGTTTTGAAAAACTCCTCCAAtagtagtaaaaaataaaaataaaaataaaacccttaaaaattaggaaaaactTAATCACAGCCCCCTaagatttttgacaaaaaatacaTATAGCAATTTCAGTTCTAAAAATCCAGCCCATTCTTTGGCCCATAAACAATTttgcaaaagaaaaactcaaatccCTTGTAAATTAGGACTCCAAAATCCcaataaatatacaaaaacaCAACCCAAACTTCCTAACCTCAAAGATACAAACTTCAGGAGGCTCACTAccgtttgttaaaaaaaaataaaaaaataattgctcTTACAGTCTTACGCCGCCAGCTGCAACCGAGCAAGTGGCCATGACAGCCACCAACAAATTAGCCCCACTCGACATTTACGCCACCTCCACAGCTCTGCCTCTGATACAACCTTTGGTGTAGTATGAGTTTAACACACTACaatacaataaatatttgtactTTTAAGTTTGAAAAGTCAAGACATCACCACGTAAGTTATTAACCCAAAGAAGTAAATCAACAATATGTAATCCCTACTCAAATCATGCCCAAAACAACTAATAGTAATTAACCCAGAATAACATGCATCAAAAGATATGTTAAAACTGTAAAGGATAACAATTGTGAAAGGAAAACTGTACCTTACAAAATAAACAGTTTTTCTGCTTTTGTATCACGGACCGAGCATATTTTTTAGTAGAATATCTCCAGGTCTTTTCAACAATTCTTCCGCAATGCATAAATCATAGCAAACTTTTAAATCATGGGTTGTGAAGGTCGGATTACTTGTTTTAAGCTCCTTCTTGCACTTgttcctacattttttttttttttttttatttgatgtgcCTGCTTTAATAAAGGGTCATCATTTATATTACGAGGTTGGATCTTACGAACTTGGAACTTACTGTATTTCATATCAATGGGGTGTGGATAAGGAGAAAGACTAGAAAATTAAGGATTGTTGGCTAACACCACAACTTGAACAATGATTAacactatcatcatcatcacattAAGTACATTCCTAACTATTTTACCCATAACCACACTAACTCATTTGAAATTCTTTGTTACTTGGAACTATAGCGTGTGAAACCATAATATATAGAATCTAATATAACTAGTtaaaattgatttgtttttttaaaagcccCTATGATCAAGCCTCAAAGACGTTTGTTTGGGAGATGGTGAAAATTTTAGTACAGTTTAGCCTATATTGGTTTAGCATAGGTCATTTACAATTATAAGTTTATTATAAGTATTTCAATTCGAagaattatttaataataagtgTGTCGTTTGGAAAAAGTTGACAGATGCATCAAGATAATTTATATTCTCCAAAGGATTTATACACACAATCCCTTGAAAGGTTATGCAAAAGGCATTTTCATTTGAGAAAAAAGTGATATGAAGAAACACATTAAATTAACTAAATTGGAACCCCatggaaaagaaatttaaaaagaaatttaaaaagataTGTCATAtggatcaaaattttaaattgaaatctctctctctctctctctctctctctctctctgtatgtatatatatatatatatatatactattaataaaaagatttcCTGTTTGGTTTTCAACATTTTGCGTACTAAAATACCCCCACACTAATTCTTAAACtctccaaaatacccctatctttaagttaaataattttaaattaaaaaaacacaaattgggttaaaaaaaagaatttacttttttttttttttttttttttttgttaattaccacattttattttaaccCACGTACaaataacttttaaaataaaatcacatgcTTTTTCATTTATCTACTTTATCtgaattacaaatttttattttaaattcaaattttcaaaattttaacccACGCACaaataacttttaaaataaaatcacatgcCTTTTCATTTATCTACTTTATCTGAattaccaatttttattttaaattcaaaactaCAAACTTTAAGCCCACGTACaaataactttattttaaaTCACATAGagaaatattctaaaaaattagaatactatctttatctcacttttaaacattatgacactaaaccaaaaaaaaaaaaaaaaggtttttgttttcaaaacaatataaaaacaattttcaaaaaattgaacttgaaactagttttcagataataattttttacattttacgTGTTTGGTTCccacttttaagaacaattttcaaaatactaaaaacaaaaataattttttgggagactatttctatttttgagatttaaaaaaaatatttacaaaaagtaaCGTGTAGAATCtgtagattactttttttttttttttttttttgggtaatgatAAGGGAATAgagttcataattttttttttttttaatgataagtttcaaatttgaagtgtgagaattctttttgtgataaaaataaaCTCCTTAATTTAAGATATAAAAGAATTTGGACATTTATGTAGGGTCcactattttcaatttatttacaactatgtcattaaaaacatttttttgtatCCTGAAAATACCTCTTTAGCTATTTTCAAAATCCTGTTTTAAATCAGGAAAATGAgatatagttttttgaaaactgtatttagaaaatattagccaaacaataaattcaagtgtgaaacccaccattttatggattacaaaacaaaaaaattatatttaaataatcttACCAAACAACCCCTAATATAAATAAGCCATAAAAAACCTAATTATAtatctaactaactaactatatatatatatatatatatataattagagaaagagagagtttgaatgattttatatttataaggctttttttatataactaaaaaaaattcaaatttataagtttatgtatttattaataGCCAAAGCTctgagaaaatccaattagatttcaattggattctcaattttctgCCACGagtcccatttaatttttaattttgtatcacgtaaattattgagtgtaaaaatcaaagagttcaaatccaattagattctaaattggatttcaattggagtccaattttccgctacatatccatccaattttttttaaatttttatgtcaaGTAAGTTATTGggtacaaaaac of the Quercus robur chromosome 10, dhQueRobu3.1, whole genome shotgun sequence genome contains:
- the LOC126701477 gene encoding endochitinase PR4-like translates to MGALSLQNGLLTLIIVGILAANVKGDCSCAANECCSKYDFCGTTAEYCGEGCKSGPCTTKTNDVSVPDIVTEGFFNGILNQAQGDCPGKSFYTRAAFLAALNSYNQFAKFGSSDAGKREIAAFFAHVTHETGNLCYIEERDVPTTQNYCNPAYTQLYRCNPSKRYFGRGPLQLTWNYNYGAAGNENQFDGLGSPETVANDATISFKAALWYWMNSVHQSVSQGFGETIRAINGLAECDGHEPGKVQSRIQYYQQYCTQFGVAPGDNLSC